The sequence below is a genomic window from Euwallacea similis isolate ESF13 chromosome 1, ESF131.1, whole genome shotgun sequence.
AAACCTTTCATTCTATATCATCCCTAACGTTCAGTGATGTGATTTAGATCtagaaatttccataaataatcTTTGCTATAACTATGTTTTCTGACATTCTCATGGTTATTATTAAAGTCTGCATTGTGTTTTCTATAGACTGATGTATGATGACTACATGAATAATGTAGCATAACAGTCtcgaaataaaggaaaaaataataataatgaacattagtgaaaacattttccttattaatatttcaacagCTTTTAAGGGCTACATACAGATTGATTATAGAATCATAATTGAtacattgattttttcttaataaagcCACTTCAAGAGCGCTGCCTCCTTGCTGATTCTTTTCTCAGTAAGTTCCTGGATAACCACAGGCTACATAGCCTATAGCAACAGCCATATGCCTGGCACCGACGACCCATTGGCCCTTTTCGACAAAATCTACGACAAACCCTGGACCAGATTGGGGCCCTATATGATCGGCATGTGCGTTGGGTGGTTGCTATTCAAGAAAGATTGCAGGATACCTATGTCCAAGGTGGATATTGcctaaaacaatttttagtgTTTCATAGTAGTATTCTAGGTTACAGTTATTGTGGGCTGGATTTCCTCCTTAGGGCTTCTCCTAGCCCTAGTTTACGGCCTCTACGACGTACAACTAGACCCTATAACAGGGGCCGCATATAGTTCCCTAAGTCATTCTGCATGGGCTCTGGGTCTCGCCTGGATAGTTGTGGCTTGTGTAACTGGATATGGAGGTAGAAAGTCCATTAACTCGGCATTTTTTCAACTATTTAACATTATGTCTTTTCCAGGAATAGTAAACAAAATTCTCTCTCTTCCAATCTTGTACCCATTTAGCAGGGTAACTTACTGCGCTTACTTGGTGCACCCTTTGCTCATCAGAGGAATGGTGATGGGAATGGATAGTCCCCTCCATCTGGGACGTCTCCCTACCATCATAATCTACATGGGTCAAGTAGTGGGGTCTTACATTCTGTCCTTTGTCCTTTCACTGATGTTTGAGGCGCCGATAGTGTCGATGTTGAggatcataaataaaatagtcaCGCATAAAAAGAGGACGTCGGATAGGTCGGTATGAGGAAAGATTTGTTATCAGAATATGAATAGAGCAAAGATCTTTGCTTAGCTTAGACAAAAAGAAtgaatggaagaaaaaagatGTTACATAATATAAGAATATGGTAATATACGTGTGAAAGTTGGCATCAATGAGAGCGCACAAAAGGACTGATGATTTTGAATGAATTGTTATAATAGAATATAagataattttggaaatatttgcTTCTGAAGACgcaagattaatttttttatacatataacaaATTGAATAAGGTAGTTTATATTCATTACAAATTGCTGGTTGTCTTGCGTAGAAGGTTCCTTTAAAATGACCCATATGCTGACATTCAGAACCAAAATGGTGGCGTAAGACGacatctttaaaatattttaatatggtctaatattttctaaaacatAAACTAATTGTCATATTTATTCCAAATTGTCGTGTTAtcattaaaatcattatttgagaattttttgtattctaatttttcttacatgaactcttctttattttttattagagtCCAGTTTGATATTCTAGAAAGACGATATCTAATGTTAACGACCATTAATTGGGTAATCTAATGTTAAAAGAGATCTTCACCATAATAAACGGTTTTTACTGTTATCCATACCTatatatttaagttttatttatgtgaTTTAATAGGTTTAGCTTCGGTATAGTCGGAATATTGAACTTGAAGATTTGCGTCATGAGTCGCGATGTAATCTCTAAATGACAGCAGGTCGTAAATAAGATTTACCTTTAATTACAAACTTGATTTAGATAGTATTTTCTTTAGGAATAGTTGAGGttcgtaataaaatttaaggttACACGCcgttgtttattaaataagtttacccattcttttacaattttagaGCACATCAACGTTCTTCGGAAAGAGAGTAATCATATGTTCACCTGAAATacagtaattaaattaatgataataataagaCTGTCTTAGATccaattataatttaattagaatatACTTATCACTTGCGGCATACATCGTGAGACCTAATCATATGTTTATGTGTTTTAATAGCGGTTATCCACGTGATGATTTATGAACAAGACTATGTATCATAAGTATGGACGCTTCTGATGCATCAATGactctttaaaaattgaaacgttaaaaacaaaagttaaaaattaagaacgaAAACGTAATTCCgcaaattcaatattcaaactatatatagtttttttgGTTCTTAATTCTTTATAGATATTAATTAGTATAATAGATAAGACTTATTCATTCTCTCTTAATTAACCTTTTCTACCCATTACCTAGGAAAATATCTGTAGATATACATAATAGTTGCTACATTCGGATAGACCTAATAATATATGACCTGCATTGTAATATGTGAAGGTTCGGGCGCCCCCTGAGGCAATACTAAACAGTACGATGCAAatttatggaataaattcatttaaaattcagcgatgtggtttttggaaaaacgctcggacacgtggatttttattttttcatgtagTTTTTCTGACCGTAAAGTCATGTATACAAGGTGGCTCAAAAATGAGTTATGAcaatcaacttcatttttttaaatagaaacccctattttttatttcattttcggaTTCTACATCGAATTCTAAGtatgtttcatgtaccatgtcttATATCTAAACCCGACaattatcagaaaatttaCGTCTAAACATATCAATAACTAAGACATCTCTTAGACCAGATGCACTTTGTATGGATgctatttttccttttttagcgTTCTAAGGATCGTGGACTGATGTAAATTATTGTCGAGTCGAATCGGTCTGGTGTTAATATGGAGCTAAcgctaaaaaaggaaaaatggcATCCATACAAAGTGCATCTGGTCCAAGAGCTGTCTTAGTTACTGATatgtttaaatgtaaatttctcgataactGTTGGATTTAGGCATGGAACATACTTAGAATTCGATATAGAAtccgaaaattaaataaaaaataagggtttccatttgaaaaaatgaagttgattgTCATAACTCATttttgagccaccctgtatacatgactTTACTACCAGAAAAAAtgcatgaaaaaataaaaactcacgtgtccgagcatttttccaaaaaccacATCGccgaattttaaatgaatttatttcatacatTTGCATCATACTGTATATTAGCTACGTACCCTCATTCgcatttattgtaattatgTGCTCCATGGGATATGGTTGCTTATAATATGGGGCTTTTCCCATTGATGATAAATATCTGATATTATGGTATGGCATAATACTTGCCAAATCTATTATTTAACCGAAAATGCCTGATGACAGAGAACTCCAATAAGTATAAAAGTTGAatttggaacacccagtaACTTAGGATTTAGTGTTTCGTTTTTCAATCGTTCAtgataaatgtaaataaatgaattaaattattattatgtactATATTTTTGTGCATACATGTGTGTGCTCAGCAAGGTTGGgaaaaaaacgtgttttttttatttgaagcaaAATGTCTGTGCTGGTTTTCAGTACTCCGGGAAATCCTCAATACATGTGTAAAAAATAAGGACAACAACCtttacttttaaaacaaaatttgaatttccccaaaaattatataaaatttatgaaaactaCTATGACGTTAGAACCGATTGGTTTAAATTCTCCGTTTCCATGTCCGTCATTAACGGGATTTGATACCGAGACCCATAACTGCCTCATGAGTACTTGAATAAATGAATTGGTAGAATAAAGATGATCCCGTCAATCTTCTACTGCAAggttcaagaaaaaaaaacgcgtACTACTCATGTATATATATGAAGGGAAATGCCGACTAAAAAAGCAAACcctacttaaataaataaaagaaaaacatctttattattgaatatttaaacatttaatagaTTCATCCTTATTAACTAACCTTGGTTATAAAAGTGTTTATAAGACGTGCTATTTCTAGGTGATTTACAAAAACATACCTACAGCCTAACGGATTTTTATATGACCTTATTTCAACTTtgctttcattttaatgtgTAGCATTAATTGACGGACATTTTGATTGTTCCGCCTTAGGATTCACCAGTTAGACCTATACTtacacattaaaaatatattaatacatatttaagaaaaagagtCTACATCTGTGGAAGTTGGTCAATAGGCGTAGCAAACTTGAAATCGGGCGGAAAGAGACTGACTGCATGGGGATACATTAGCTTATAAGACTGCCTTATAGTGACATCAGCTACCCCTGCAATATCTCCAATTTCTTTTTGACTCCTTTTATCCTCTGAAGCCTGGGAGGCCATGTAGATTGCAGCTGCTGCAACTGAAATTGGAGAACGTCCTGGCACTATATCCAACTCCACTGCTTTCCTTGCAATATGAGTAGCAGCCCTTTGGACCATATTTGGAAGTCCCAAGTTTGAACAAAATCTTGACATGAAATCTCCAGTGGTAATTAAGTCCACTGAAGTTTCCAAAgcttttaaaatcaatttgaagCATCTACCAATTTCTCTTTTACTAATCTTGCTAACAGCACATATTTCCTTGAATGTGCGTGGAACTCCCTCTTGTCGACAAGCAATGTATAAGCAGGCTGATGCAATTGCATCATTAGATCTCCCCTTTAGGTTTCTTCCATCATGGACTTGTTTAAACAGGTTGTTTGCCCTGTCTACAATAGTCCTAGGTAAGTTAATGCGGTCTGCCATGGCATTAATCTCCCTAAAGGCATTTATCAAGGCTCGATCTGAGCTGTTCATAGTGCGCCGATTTTGGTATCGGGCTACCCCAAAAGTGTCAAAACTGGCATCACCTCTCCCGGGTCCAATCATGGTAGTCAAGTCAGAGCCTCCCAAAAGGGGATTTTCAGGACCACCTACACGAGAGGGATCAACTCCACTCTTTTCATTGCTGAATGTTCTCCATTCTGAGCCTACATCAATCACTCGGTCTCCTACAACTAAACCACATTCTGAACAAATTTGATCTCCTGCTCGATAGTCTTCAATCAAGGGGGCGTCAGGATGTGAGGAACAGCAGACTTTATTGGCGTCATATCTGGAGGTACTCGCCATTGCAAGTGTTTGTGGATAGTTTTTTGGATGAATTCACTCCTTTCTAGGATAAATTATAATGGAAATGTTGAAGACAATATTTGCAAAAGGTTGTGGGCTGTCTTatcataaagaaaattcaagttttttttgtgggaGATATTAGGGATAATTACACTAGCAGTACTCACGtaaaaacttggaaaaactctttaaaaattgtggaaaatcATATCAATACTGGAAAAAGAACGCAGAATTTTATGTTTCACAGATTCtctgaaaaacataaaatttgacaCTTGACAGCTGAATCTTTTTGAATCTTACTAGACGTTGGGGAAATGGCATGTCGAAAATTGTACCGAAAGGTAAGACAGAAATAGTTAGATTTTTGACAGAGATAGAGCTAGTTAGGgaattactttaaatattttaaaatactttacaaAATCACTTCGAACATTCTTGGTTTAGACATTAATAATAGGAAACTAAAACAGTATCTTATTTAACGCATATATTATCTTTTAAAGTTATCAAGTAAACTATTCTGCAGCTCTCCTATAGccaataatgttaatttaacaTGAACTTTAACATCTACTGCTAACTGCCGAAGGTGGTTAATCTCTTTTTGCAAGAGATTAAGCCGAATATCTGCATACTTATTAGCCTCATCACAGTTCATCTCCAACAAATAGCCTAAACCGACATCAACATACACAGTCTCATAATCACACACTTTGGCAAAAGAAGCTATTTCGTGCCCCATATTAAACTGCAC
It includes:
- the TfIIB gene encoding transcription initiation factor IIB, translated to MASTSRYDANKVCCSSHPDAPLIEDYRAGDQICSECGLVVGDRVIDVGSEWRTFSNEKSGVDPSRVGGPENPLLGGSDLTTMIGPGRGDASFDTFGVARYQNRRTMNSSDRALINAFREINAMADRINLPRTIVDRANNLFKQVHDGRNLKGRSNDAIASACLYIACRQEGVPRTFKEICAVSKISKREIGRCFKLILKALETSVDLITTGDFMSRFCSNLGLPNMVQRAATHIARKAVELDIVPGRSPISVAAAAIYMASQASEDKRSQKEIGDIAGVADVTIRQSYKLMYPHAVSLFPPDFKFATPIDQLPQM